The following coding sequences lie in one Cucumis sativus cultivar 9930 unplaced genomic scaffold, Cucumber_9930_V3 scaffold53, whole genome shotgun sequence genomic window:
- the LOC116405985 gene encoding U11/U12 small nuclear ribonucleoprotein 31 kDa protein-like, giving the protein MAPKGKKTNSPTSDSDEDETFYYRYPSAPSSDPSLPSSSQSHFSSQSHSSHTHTHTLPLSLAVVLEIARVTVLKDRQTRKSRGVAFVQFISQDDAVKAAKQMHGKILNGRVLKAAIATDNGRAAEFIRKRVYKDKSRCYECGAIDGHLSYECPKNQLGPRERPEPKRVRRGGVGARHEEDWGSDVGEGFEDDNWASVVDGDADQRLLTGGENIVEKKKEKKASYFSDESDEDD; this is encoded by the exons ATGGCGCCCAAgggaaagaaaaccaatagCCCTACTAGCGACAGCGACGAGGACGAAACCTTCTATTACCGGTATCCCTCCGCCCCCTCTTCTGACCCGTCGCTGCCGTCGTCTTCACAGTCGCACTTCTCATCGCAATCGCACTCATCGCACACTCACACTCACACTCTTCCACTAAGTCTGGCGGTGGTTCTGGAG ATCGCTCGTGTTACGGTGTTGAAAGATCGACAGACTCGCAAGTCTCGCGGCGTTGCCTTCGTCCAGTTTATTTCTCAGGACGACGCGGTGAAGGCCGCGAAACAGATGCACGGGAAGATTTTGAATGGCCGTGTTCTTAAGGCTGCTATAGCGACTGATAATGGTCGTGCCGCTGAGTTTATAAGGAAGAGGGTTTATAAGGATAAGAGTAGGTGCTACGAGTGCGGCGCAATTGATGGGCATTTGTCTTATGAATGCCCTAAAAATCAATTGGGGCCAAGGGAGCGACCAGAACCGAAGCGGGTAAGAAGGGGTGGAGTTGGTGCTAGGCACGAGGAGGATTGGGGATCGGATGTTGGAGAAGGGTTTGAGGATGACAATTGGGCCTCGGTGGTGGACGGAGATGCAGACCAGAGACTCCTGACTGGCGGTGAGAACAttgtagagaagaaaaaagagaagaaagcaaGTTATTTCAGTGACGAGAGCGACGAAGATGATTAA